In Haematobia irritans isolate KBUSLIRL chromosome 1, ASM5000362v1, whole genome shotgun sequence, a genomic segment contains:
- the LOC142220991 gene encoding endothelin-converting enzyme homolog, whose product MLQTRRILKTILLALLINANTHHHGHAQGYAGVGGKGYRNQQQTNRQPQNQAVGIVAPPQIQSVHERRRTSEEMRKYLNTETDQCEDFYDYACGNWLKAQNVSESEENHVITLNNRLELKVIEQLQRRFEDPSRHHPVVNKFYRSCNSVSEMDQKSFIKTLVSHYGGLPDIKDTWRERNYVWSDIIARLKLDYNLDILITFTNPPNGKPILSEPQNTILPTELCNAEAASQIDEKDEIFDAIQMEIKEKLQSWFQFEEADATRLAGDIQRFEFDLCKFMRKGELLNVGNEVASDLEENSIGEGPPQGASSSKFGRNRENQRGASPDLEDNPKLINFVQLSLGQAQGTGRSDFETPSPEYLQYLTSIIGRKPSFANYIIYRALSELTIPVVGQPMEERKAFCIRKTMEIFPAYMGNLYQNTIQGPMREFIKQDVATIFRDIKEAMPRNMRKYVDSLQISEPIYPPGLDNTLSGIKINGNYWEILKSVTIISRQSPAPGTGGGPQQRGRNSASPPPSSLPNAVEAFASSMASNDKFIHYGWGLLQPPFYSYNYPKSLKYSSLGYAIARELVKRFIDEQQSLEGKAMSSYSQIEFNEFLTNRECFRSQVSGYFFNTPELFRNGTQLREIMADVSALSIAFLAYTKWLDKQDVSNTELKLETLPHMNLSNTQLFFLNYAQMRCAAEYTTEEMPSDIAQFFPLDLHSVERLNVNGPLANDMEFGLDFGCPLGVEMNYGDKCSIISNDFKSGY is encoded by the coding sequence ATGTTACAAACAAGACggattttaaaaacaattttattggcTCTGTTAATAAATGCGAATACCCATCATCATGGCCATGCTCAGGGATATGCTGGCGTTGGTGGTAAAGGCTACCGCAATCAACAGCAAACAAATCGCCAACCTCAAAATCAAGCTGTAGGTATTGTGGCTCCACCACAAATCCAGAGTGTTCATGAAAGACGCCGTACCTCTGAGGAAAtgaggaaatatttaaatacggAAACGGATCAATGTGAAGATTTCTACGATTATGCTTGTGGCAATTGGCTGAAGGCTCAAAATGTTAGCGAATCTGAAGAGAATCATGTGATCACGTTGAATAATCGCCTAGAACTGAAGGTTATTGAACAACTCCAAAGAAGATTTGAGGATCCCAGTCGTCATCATCCGGTGGTAAATAAATTCTATCGGTCGTGTAATTCGGTCAGTGAAATGGATCAAAAGTCATTCATTAAAACTCTGGTATCCCATTATGGAGGTTTACCCGACATCAAGGATACCTGGAGGGAGCGCAATTATGTTTGGAGTGATATTATAGCCAGACTAAAACTTGATTATAATTTGGAtattttaatcacctttacaaATCCCCCCAATGGGAAGCCGATATTAAGTGAACCTCAAAATACCATTTTGCCCACAGAATTGTGCAATGCCGAGGCCGCCTCACAAATCGATGAGAAAGATGAGATATTCGATGCCATACAAATGGAGATCAAAGAGAAACTTCAATCATGGTTTCAGTTTGAGGAAGCCGATGCCACTCGCTTGGCTGGAGATATCCAAAGATTTGAATTTGATTTGTGTAAATTTATGCGTAAAGGTGAACTCTTGAATGTTGGCAATGAAGTGGCATCTGATCTCGAAGAGAATTCCATAGGGGAAGGCCCCCCACAAGGGGCATCATCTtcgaaatttggtcgaaatagaGAGAACCAAAGAGGTGCATCGCCCGACCTAGAAGATAATCCCAAAttgataaattttgttcaactctCTTTGGGCCAAGCGCAAGGCACAGGGAGAAGTGATTTTGAAACTCCAAGTCCTGAATATCTTCAATATTTGACCAGTATTATTGGAaggaaaccttcttttgccaattACATTATCTATAGGGCTTTGAGCGAGCTCACCATTCCGGTCGTTGGTCAACCTATGGAAGAACGTAAAGCATTTTGCATACGCAAGACCATGGAAATTTTCCCTGCCTACATGGGTAACCTCTATCAGAATACCATACAAGGACCAATGCGTGAGTTTATTAAACAGGATGTGGCTACCATATTCAGAGACATTAAAGAGGCTATGCCAAGAAATATGCGTAAATATGTGGACTCTTTGCAAATCAGTGAACCTATCTATCCACCAGGTCTTGACAATACATTGTCGGGCATTAAAATTAATGGTAACTATtgggaaattttaaaatcagtCACAATCATCAGTCGTCAATCACCTGCGCCAGGAACGGGAGGTGGTCCCCAACAAAGGGGACGAAATAGTGCTTCTCCTCCTCCGTCATCTTTACCCAATGCTGTGGAAGCCTTCGCCTCGTCAATGGCCAGTAATGATAAATTTATACACTATGGCTGGGGTTTATTGCAACCACCATTCTATTCCTACAACTATCCGAAATCTTTGAAATATTCCTCCCTGGGTTATGCCATAGCCCGGGAGCTGGTGAAACGTTTCATTGATGAACAACAAAGTTTGGAAGGTAAAGCCATGTCCTCGTATTCTCAAATTGAATTCAATGAATTTCTTACGAATCGAGAATGTTTCCGCTCTCAAGTGAGTGGTTATTTCTTCAATACCCCTGAACTGTTTCGTAATGGCACCCAGCTAAGGGAAATCATGGCCGATGTCAGTGCCTTAAGTATAGCCTTTTTGGCCTATACTAAATGGCTTGACAAACAGGATGTCTCAAATACTGAATTGAAATTGGAAACTTTACCCCATATGAATTTAAGCAATACCCAACTGTTCTTCCTCAATTATGCTCAAATGCGATGCGCGGCCGAATATACAACTGAAGAGATGCCAAGTGATATAGCCCAATTCTTTCCTCTAGATCTTCATAGCGTAGAGAGATTAAATGTGAATGGTCCTTTGGCCAATGATATGGAATTTGGTTTGGATTTTGGTTGTCCCCTCGGCGTCGAAATGAATTATGGTGATAAATGTTCGATTATTTCGAATGATTTTAAAAGTGGCTATTAA
- the LOC142220983 gene encoding endothelin-converting enzyme homolog: protein MFINLDLRWWVFVLLVICVEWSEQNLGQGETLAKRTQQQQRQLPTNRGGQQQQHQLSDELRNEQIKLIHLDKSQNMLRYMNRDGGDVCKDFYEYSCGNWLQSQNSSLVRSGERWSVGDLMERQLLIQIQNMLTEPPPISLDYNDTVVRNFYRSCLQASPSSSEEKEYIRKFVEYHGGLPYMKDSQWQEQHYNWIDVLGQLKHRYNLDILIQFTIPKTKPDRGIPVPILEEPKNTILPPHLCSYLAAEQTDEKDHIFNGIQLEIKDNLKAWLDLRDPDATRLAGDIQRFEFELCKYMRKRELRDLPYGGGSSRNRTYGRHSQIVPNTFHGVWQPRTTSPNLVSVSSLEDKYNLEFPRFVQISLGKGHSIPREFYFRDEDYFQHLGVIARKGLTPSFAYYIMYRALTDILLPRQQSKAERPYYCAQKSLQFFPDILGGHYQMKYRQDSVLKDLSDILDYIKRAFMHSVDTNVHWLQDSIRKDIKQRSWKIKEPKYPAGQEIIFNSNMLTEPEASYWKLIDPIREYSSQQYLQQLSIYTPLSKQSLEEFVMTYSTHDEKRIQFSWALLQPPFYDFNYPKSLKFSSVGYIMAREMVKYFDQQGWYDSPGALVNIWNDDTVEQFHQIKECFRVQSSNYLHNSPNTYRNGSQLRDFIADTSAVDIAFAAYINWLQDQNIKSEELLHETLPNMDYTNTQLFFLNFAQSRCSVNPNNDQATTKLHYFPMARHNLERWIVNGPLSNGYEFGRDFQCRIGSDMNVDDKCRSF, encoded by the coding sequence atgtttataaatctGGATTTAAGGTGGTGGGTTTTTGTGCTTCTCGTAATCTGTGTGGAATGGAGTGAACAAAATTTGGGTCAAGGTGAGACATTGGCAAAACGGACACAACAACAGCAACGTCAACTTCCAACAAATAGAGGAGGTCAGCAACAGCAACATCAGCTTTCAGATGAGCTAAGAAATGAGCAGATAAAGTTGATCCATCTAGACAAATCCCAAAATATGTTGAGGTATATGAATCGTGATGGAGGAGATGTCTGCAAGGATTTCTATGAATACAGCTGTGGCAATTGGTTGCAATCACAAAATTCTTCGCTGGTACGTTCAGGAGAACGTTGGAGTGTTGGAGATCTAATGGAACGTCAACTGTTgatacaaatacaaaatatgCTGACCGAGCCACCACCAATTTCACTGGATTATAATGATACAGTGGTTCGCAATTTCTATCGTTCCTGTTTGCAAGCATCGCCCTCATCTTCAGAGGAAAAGGAATATATACGAAAATTTGTGGAATATCATGGCGGTTTGCCCTACATGAAAGACAGTCAATGGCAAGAGCAACATTACAATTGGATCGATGTTTTGGGTCAATTGAAACATCGTTACAATCTCGATATTCTCATACAATTTACCATACCCAAAACCAAACCAGATCGTGGTATTCCAGTGCCCATATTGGAAGAGCCTAAGAATACCATATTGCCCCCACATTTGTGTAGCTATTTGGCTGCGGAGCAAACCGATGAAAAAGATCATATATTCAATGGTATTCAATTGGAGATTAAGGATAACCTTAAGGCTTGGTTGGATTTGAGAGACCCCGATGCTACCCGCTTGGCCGGGGACATTCAGAGATTTGAATTTGAACTTTGCAAATATATGAGAAAAAGGGAATTACGTGATTTACCCTATGGAGGCGGAAGTAGCCGAAACCGAACTTATGGGCGTCATAGTCAAATCGTTCCGAATACCTTTCATGGGGTATGGCAACCCAGGACTACCAGCCCCAATCTAGTATCGGTTAGCAGTCTCGAGGATAAATACAATCTGGAATTTCCACGTTTTGTTCAAATCAGTTTGGGTAAAGGTCATAGCATACCCagggaattttattttcgtgatgAGGATTATTTCCAACATTTGGGTGTTATAGCCCGTAAGGGTTTGACTCCATCGTTTGCCTATTACATTATGTATAGGGCTCTGACGGATATACTTTTGCCTCGTCAGCAATCAAAAGCAGAGAGACCCTATTATTGTGCCCAAAAGTCATTGCAATTTTTCCCGGATATATTAGGAGGTCACTATCAAATGAAATATCGTCAAGATTCGGTGCTTAAAGACTTATCAGATATCTTGGATTACATCAAGAGGGCCTTCATGCATAGCGTCGACACGAATGTCCATTGGTTACAGGACTCTATTCGCAAGGATATTAAACAAAGATCTTGGAAAATTAAAGAACCCAAATATCCTGCTGGGCAAGAAATAATCTTCAACTCCAATATGCTAACTGAGCCAGAGGCGAGCTATTGGAAACTTATAGATCCCATTAGGGAATATAGTTCTCAACAATATTTACAACAATTGAGTATTTATACGCCCCTAAGTAAACAGTCTTTAGAGGAATTTGTTATGACCTATTCGACCCATGATGAGAAACGTATACAATTTAGTTGGGCCCTATTACAACCACCCTTCTACGATTTCAATTATCCgaaatcattgaaattttcCTCTGTGGGCTATATAATGGCTCGAGAAATGGTTAAATACTTCGATCAACAAGGTTGGTATGATAGTCCCGGCGCCTTGGTAAATATATGGAATGATGACACAGTTGAACAATTCCATCAAATTAAAGAATGTTTCCGTGTCCAATCTAGCAACTATTTGCATAATTCTCCCAATACCTATCGCAATGGCTCACAACTACGTGATTTTATTGCCGATACTAGTGCTGTGGATATAGCTTTTGCTGCCTATATCAATTGGCTGCAGGATCAAAATATCAAAAGTGAAGAGCTACTCCACGAAACCCTACCCAATATGGATTATACTAATactcaattattttttctaaattttgcccAATCACGTTGCTCGGTAAATCCTAACAATGATCAAGCTACAACTAAACTACATTATTTTCCCATGGCTCGTCATAATCTAGAGAGATGGATTGTGAATGGTCCCTTATCGAATGGTTATGAATTTGGTCGAGATTTTCAATGCCGTATTGGTTCTGATATGAATGTCGATGATAAGTGTAGATCATTTTAA